The sequence AGTTGATGTGGAAGTAGTCGTTTTTATCGTAACCATCAGCCACCCATGCGTGTCCGCCTGCCGATCCGAAGCCTGCATATAATACAGGACGAGCCTCATTTAATTCATTCTTCAAAGTCGATATCCAGCTAGCAGTACCGTTGCGGTAAATGCCAGAAAGATTTGGGTCATAGCCAAAATAAGTGCGAAGTGCGCTTTCTGCGCTTTGGGAGCTCATAGCGTCGATAACAACTGCACCAGAGCCCTCAGGACCATAATTCATATTAACGGCTACACCGGCCTGGTAGGTTAGGGTTGCTACCGCGTTGTTCGACGAGCCGATTGTGTTAGGCATTGAATTCCACGAATAAGTGGTAGCGCCGAAGTCTGCACTCTGTGTACCATAATCAGGGTGATTGTAAGAATGCATGCCCGAGCCATGCGCTGGCCAGTTCCAATATTTCATGATCTGTGTCATGGCCGTAGCCACGCAACCAGAAGGCACGAGTTTATTTTCCGTGGCATCAAACGGGCACAGCTCATTATAATATGGATTTTGGTTCCACGTAGTAGTCAGCAATCTTGGCACAGTAGTGAATGCTGTTGTCTTATTGCCTGTAGTAGGATCTTCGCCGGAAACAAGTGCAGCCCATTTTTCAGAGATCTCTGCTGTTGCGGGGAAATTCTTTTCAATAACGAATGCGATCTCACTTGCATAATTGGCAAGCCAGGTCTTAGTTGCGTCGGGAATATTTGTGGGATCAAATCCGCCATCGTTTGAGTAAGCAAATACAGGCACAACCTGGTCGTCTGCGCTTACCATAACAAATCCTGTACGATTAAGGTTGAAAACATAGAAGTATTTCACCTTGCCATCAGCTGAAGCAGAGGTGTGCACCAGCTCCAGTTGTCCTGCATTGCTCAAGCCTTGTACTGATTCACCACGAAGGAAGTTATATCCAACTTTTTTGGCAGTCAGCTCATCAACCGGTTTTGCAAAGCCATTTAAGGCACATGCTGTCAACAACGAGAATAAAAGAATTTTCCTCATGATCTGTTTTATGTGAGAATATTATTGTGTCGGAAGAATGCAATATATTGATAATGTGGCTAAAATGATCACGGAAATGTCATGTTTTTTTCAACAATAACAATTGGTTACATATTTGTAGACAAAGCCGGATTTTTTGTCGACAAACGGAAGATATGTTGATTTTCAGCCTTTAATGAAGGTCAGACTGCTTTTAACATGCGCAGATTGCCGTGCATATCTTTTTTTATGGTCGCTTTATAGCCGTATTCTTCGAACAAGCGC comes from Polluticoccus soli and encodes:
- a CDS encoding thiol protease/hemagglutinin PrtT; its protein translation is MRKILLFSLLTACALNGFAKPVDELTAKKVGYNFLRGESVQGLSNAGQLELVHTSASADGKVKYFYVFNLNRTGFVMVSADDQVVPVFAYSNDGGFDPTNIPDATKTWLANYASEIAFVIEKNFPATAEISEKWAALVSGEDPTTGNKTTAFTTVPRLLTTTWNQNPYYNELCPFDATENKLVPSGCVATAMTQIMKYWNWPAHGSGMHSYNHPDYGTQSADFGATTYSWNSMPNTIGSSNNAVATLTYQAGVAVNMNYGPEGSGAVVIDAMSSQSAESALRTYFGYDPNLSGIYRNGTASWISTLKNELNEARPVLYAGFGSAGGHAWVADGYDKNDYFHINWGWGGSSDGYFSVDAMNPPALGAGGGSGGFNNTQHAIIGIKPPASAFATPDQYEMNNFETAYYSLPVSFNGNTAKIVTTGSNFHITNDNDYYAIFLPIGDNYTMTARLQDAGSSTNGNTYSVDAKLGIKEPAGANWTAYYGTEVPGVRTYNGGGTVLFRVASQTAAAMGDYQLEIDVTRTTTGVQELSDAARMISVYPNPATDKINIDLAKTSGKVAISIIDLQGRSVYEASHEGNQLVTIPVGAISNGMYFVRVQSEQGTITEKISINR